One Streptomyces sp. NBC_00223 genomic window carries:
- a CDS encoding carbohydrate ABC transporter permease produces MTATAPPRSTPEAGPSSGKSAGRGRLRPRVPDRLRRIGLPYLLLFPALILELLIHLIPMVVGVVISFKGLTQFFIRDWGSAPWTGLGNYRLAVKFNQPVGEALLHSFWVTVFFTILSVGFSWLIGTAAAILMQDTFRGRAVLRAIFLVPYALPVYAAVITWTFMFQQDTGLVNHVLHDQLHLTSDKPFWLIGPNSFWALVIVSVWKSWPFAFLCLMAGLQNIPRELYEAAAMDGAGVWQQIRKITMPSLRPVNQVLVLVLFLWTFNDFNTPYVMFGQSAPHAADLISIHIYQSSFITWNFGSGSAMSVLLLLFLLLVTAIYLLFTSRKGEPDA; encoded by the coding sequence ATGACTGCCACCGCCCCTCCCCGGAGCACCCCCGAGGCCGGCCCCTCCAGCGGCAAGTCCGCTGGAAGGGGCCGGCTCCGGCCGCGTGTCCCCGACCGGCTGCGCCGGATCGGCCTGCCGTACCTTCTGCTGTTCCCCGCCCTGATACTCGAACTGCTGATCCACCTGATCCCGATGGTGGTCGGCGTCGTGATCAGCTTCAAGGGCCTGACCCAGTTCTTCATCCGTGACTGGGGCAGCGCGCCCTGGACCGGGCTGGGCAACTACCGCCTCGCGGTCAAGTTCAACCAGCCCGTCGGCGAGGCGCTGCTGCACTCGTTCTGGGTGACCGTGTTCTTCACCATTCTGTCGGTCGGCTTCTCCTGGCTGATCGGCACGGCCGCGGCGATCCTGATGCAGGACACCTTCCGCGGCCGGGCGGTGCTGCGCGCCATCTTCCTGGTGCCGTACGCGCTGCCGGTCTACGCGGCCGTGATCACCTGGACCTTCATGTTCCAGCAGGACACGGGTCTGGTGAACCACGTCCTGCACGACCAGCTGCATCTGACCTCGGACAAGCCGTTCTGGCTGATCGGCCCCAACAGCTTCTGGGCGCTGGTCATCGTCTCGGTCTGGAAGTCCTGGCCGTTCGCGTTCCTGTGCCTGATGGCCGGTCTGCAGAACATCCCGCGCGAGCTGTACGAGGCCGCCGCGATGGACGGCGCCGGAGTCTGGCAGCAGATCAGGAAGATCACCATGCCGTCGCTGCGGCCGGTGAACCAGGTGCTCGTCCTGGTGCTCTTCCTGTGGACGTTCAACGACTTCAACACGCCGTACGTGATGTTCGGGCAGTCGGCGCCGCACGCGGCCGACCTGATCTCGATCCACATCTACCAGTCGTCGTTCATCACCTGGAACTTCGGCTCGGGCTCGGCCATGTCCGTACTCCTGCTGCTCTTCCTGCTGCTGGTGACGGCGATCTACCTGCTGTTCACGTCCAGGAAGGGGGAGCCGGATGCCTAA
- a CDS encoding carbohydrate ABC transporter permease, with product MASPKSFLWTRRVILTLLLLFVLTPVYVMLSSSLKKLQDVQGSFRWIPSGITFRPYIDIWKTVPLAHYFMNSLIVSVSATLLSVAVAIFAAYGVSRYRFAGRRFFTVTVLSTQMFPGILFLLPLFLIFVNIGNTTGIQLYGSRLGLIITYLTFSLPFSIWMLVGYFDSIPRDLDEAAKVDGCGPFGALFRVVVPAAIPGIVAVCVYAFMTAWGEVLFASVMTNDSTRTLAVGLRGYATQNDVYWNQVMAASLVVSVPVVAGFLLLQRYLVAGLTAGAVK from the coding sequence ATGGCCTCGCCGAAGTCCTTTCTGTGGACCCGGCGGGTCATCCTGACCCTGCTGCTGCTCTTCGTGCTCACCCCCGTGTACGTGATGCTCAGCTCGTCGCTGAAGAAGCTCCAGGACGTACAGGGTTCGTTCAGGTGGATCCCGAGCGGGATCACCTTCCGGCCGTACATCGACATCTGGAAGACCGTCCCGCTCGCGCACTACTTCATGAACTCGCTCATCGTGTCGGTGAGCGCGACCCTGCTGTCGGTGGCGGTGGCGATCTTCGCCGCGTACGGCGTGAGCCGGTACCGCTTCGCCGGCCGCCGGTTCTTCACCGTCACGGTGCTGTCCACCCAGATGTTCCCCGGCATCCTCTTCCTGCTGCCGCTGTTCCTGATCTTCGTGAACATCGGGAACACCACCGGCATCCAGCTGTACGGCAGCCGGCTGGGTCTGATCATCACCTACCTCACCTTCTCGCTTCCGTTCTCCATCTGGATGCTGGTGGGGTATTTCGACTCCATCCCGCGCGACCTCGACGAGGCCGCGAAGGTCGACGGCTGCGGTCCGTTCGGAGCGCTGTTCCGCGTCGTCGTGCCGGCCGCCATCCCCGGCATCGTCGCGGTGTGCGTCTACGCGTTCATGACGGCCTGGGGCGAGGTCCTCTTCGCCTCCGTCATGACCAATGACAGCACCCGTACGCTCGCCGTCGGTCTACGCGGGTACGCCACCCAGAACGACGTCTACTGGAACCAGGTCATGGCCGCCTCGCTCGTCGTGAGCGTGCCTGTGGTCGCCGGATTCCTGCTTCTCCAGCGTTACCTCGTCGCCGGGCTGACAGCCGGCGCCGTCAAGTAA